A segment of the Branchiostoma floridae strain S238N-H82 chromosome 10, Bfl_VNyyK, whole genome shotgun sequence genome:
AAAGTTACCCTTACATCTGTGCAAATGCTtttggggtggcgcccatctccatttcgagtagcccttgggccacacatgtgcaagtcactatagcagggggctggtccgctggtagtgatgtgtgttcaacttccatactctttctctttagtgctgagtgctaagcagagaaagcagcatgtaccatttttaaagtctttggtatgacccggccggggttcgaactcacgacctaccgaatgcaaggcgaacactctaaccactaggccattgcacccaTATTGTAGGATCGGAAAAATAATAAAGGCAATGTTGTGCTTTACGTTTTTTTATATTATAAGTTGAATCTCCAATAATTTCATTTAAAGACTCgaaaatcaagaaattgaaTTCGTCTGACCAGTGTGAAGACTTTTAGCCATGAACTCTTTCAGCCATGACATTGTACCGCAAGTCTTCTTTCCTGCCACGTACAGTCAGAGACTGGAACTTACTTCATCAAGCGGCTGTTCAAGTCTCCACcattgacacttttgtgtcaatGGCCTCCAAATTTATGTGAAAGCCTAAACCCTGGCCAATGACCTTGACCCTTTTCTCTTACAAGCGACAGAATAATCAGCTTGTTGATTGCGGTCGCTTCaaaaggaagaggaagaggatTATGTCAGTGTAAAATTAGGCTTGGTCTTTACTTTGGAGATTTTGGGTCTCACTCGGCTTTTTTTGAAAAGCATATATATTTAACTTGTATAACCAATAGGATCGGTGCCTCCATAGCTAACATCTTGTAATCCAATAAAAAAGAGTATTTGTAACAAAAAGATATGTGAGAAAATTATTCATAGAGGATGGCGCGTCACACTAATATGCATATATACAAGTTTGTACGAGTTGCGTATCGACATTCTTTTGGTTTGGAAAAGTTTGTGGCAAAAGTAGCTTACCAGTTTTTTTGTTTCGTCTCCAGAACAATGCAGCACAATGGAGAGCAAATAATCAAAGTATCCAACGTCATAAAAGAACTAGTTATACCTTGCAAACTTTACGAAAgtcaaaaaatgtcaatacgcaactcatacggTCTTGAATATACGCACAAGTGTGAACAGATCCTAATAACAATATACGCATCACAATACAATCGGTAAAACGTGAAGACATGATGCTTtgatttttatctttatttatagTCAGATTTTAGATATCATATAATGCCTTATTACGGCGAATTAGAATTTGGGGTAGTCACATTTCTCCAACCACCTGGAGACGGAGACGATCTATGGGTAGCGGGTGCAGCCAGAGTCGAGGTAGTTCATCATGCGGTTCACAAAGAGATGACAGTTGTTGAAGAGGAGGTCGTAACTGCCGTAGCGAGTCTTGTAGCCGCGGCTGAAGTCCATGGCCTGCTGCAGGGTACAGGAGGAGGACCCGGCGGCGCTGCCGGACCAGCTCACCGAGCAGTCAGACGGCTCACGGACACCCTCCCAGGCAACCTGCGGGGGGAGGCAACCGGTCAGGGGAGCAACACAGTtttcctagtctccaagcagaccctacggtgccttagaaatggcatcaaagctggcaaaggagtatggcggcaccggtgcccgtttgactccctttggccggctatactcctttgccagctttgatactatctccaAGGTACCGGAGACTACAGTATTCCGCCGGTGGAGATTTCTATAGTTAAAGGCCACATGGTGACTGACCTCGACGCGGTAAAGACAAGAGGTTCAAAAGTTATCATGAACACAAATATATggatatacacacacacagacgcacacacacacacacacacacacacacaccaatacACGTGgcactgaaaacaataccacccattttcattttttcatggaggtaattaaagTATGGTGCACTTGAGGGATGCGGAAAATGGAAACGTTTGAGCAAAAGATACAACCGTCATAATATtcagaaacaacaagaatctGTACGTGTACTGCCGTTTAGTTCTCCCTTTGAAATCGCGCCAAGCGGATGTCAAGTAAACTGCAGTCGGCTCACCTGAGAGGCTGAGAATTGCCACTCGCAATACTTCAATTGCCCGGGATGAAGTGACAACTATACATACCTTGTCAGCGAAGTTGTCGGAGCCGACGCCCCATTCGAAGACGGTCTCCCTGAAGATGAGCACGCGGTGAACCGGCCACAGGGTGCCGACCTCGTCCACGGACCGCCGCAGGTTCAGCGGGGTCGTGCCGTGGTAGAAGGGGGCGCTGGCGGCTACAAAACATTGAGACAAATAACgctataggatataggagaattctttttacacaacccgCAGGTACTTAcgttgcttacgtttcgatgtctcttagacaccttcgtcagagcttctaactggagttctgcttctctccgctatatgtagccgatgtaggtggcgcttttgtggtgagaaaacaatcccaaacgtggctaagaaagtcaaccccagcgATGAACCGGGGCGAGGGgagatacaagcttagccacgttagcgatttttttttaaattttccagCTTTCTAATTGAAAAAATAAGGACAAAGCACTGTAATTAATATCAAAATCTGGAGACGTTACCATAGGCGCTGGATTGCGGATGGTTGTAGCAGGTGGTGTCTTCGTTGATACCGACAGGGTTGGACCCCGCCCCACGGGCTTGAGCGAGCTGCATGTCCAGCGGGACCGCATCCTTCACCTGGACCGCCTGGACAGCCGCCACCAGCGCGAGGGTCAGCAACAGGTACATCGTGATCAGTCGTAGATTCAAACACTGGAAACCGATTGAGTTCAGAATCCGTAGAATGGCTCCCTGCCACAGGTCTTTTATACAGTTGGATTTATTGTTTTATGGTACTTGCGTTATCGCCAAAAACGGATGATCTGATAAAAATGTTACAACTACCATGCGTATGTAGTATATTTTTAAGGCGGTTTTCTTGTACGGTTTGAGTTTTTACAAGTTGACCCAAggagaaaacaaaatcaaatgagTCTTACAACAGATTTGATACCGACATAacataaaattgtttttctattAGCTTTTCTATTGGCTTTGTATGTCAAGAAAGAAGGTCAAGGACCATACTGCCTACCCTTCGGTAAACGTCAGGCCATAGAATACTGCTTCCTGCGCTAATATTAGCTGATATCTGCTTTGTGCTGACGGAATATTTTCCTTCTATTCTTAAACATAAAGTCATTTGACATATGCTATTTTCTCACCTGTAAATCACAGTGAAAAATTATTGAAATTATCTATAGTTTAATTGTGCAATGTGTTAGGTGAAAGGGATGGGGAATAGAGAAGGTCGACTGGTAAATTCTAACTTCACAATGGTCGAAAAATGTTGACAGTTTCAGAGGCAATGGTGTGAGCTTAAAACGtttattttcttggaaaaaaTATGTATTCACACAAGGgaggacagaaaacacacatatGAACACGCACGCATACAAACATTACATAATAACATCATTTAGCATAAAAGAATTTATAAGATGGTGGCATTTATACTAATTTGTTACCAACGATGCCTTTGTCGGAAAACTATTCAACGAAGAAATGAGGCACAATTAATAGGTCGAGCGCATGAGAGTTACGTCATAAATCTAAAGTCCATTCACTTTTATTGGAGGAATATAATTTGAGTAATATCCTTTAAATCGGCGgaaattttctttctttatcaaaatatttttacaCGTAACGCCACTTACCATATGCGTGCTTCTCAacaataaatcaaataaatgacGCCAAATATACAATTTGCGACGTCATTGTATAAGTTAAGAAAATATTATTAGTAGGCAATCATAATACACTATATACACTTGCCAATGACCTACTCAATAGCTTTATAAAAAACAACTATATTCTAACTTGTTTGTATGAGCATCTCCATTTTTAGCTGATTTCAAAGCAAATAATGCCATCATGGAACATCACGTTATCTAATGCTTCAATGTTTAGACATGTTGGTGCTAAAATATGAACATTTCTTAGGGTTTGTTCGTATCCTCCGCGGATGCAGTGATTCTTCTGTAAATCAGAAATAAGCAGTGGATAAAAAACTACAGGAAATTTCAATGTTTCTACATATTCAACGACCATGTATTAAAGATCTCCTGCAATATCGTCGATGTATTGTACAATAAAGCACTTAAATGACATACCTCACTTGCTCATTTCCAACACTCTACTTAAGAAATCTAAATTGATTTTGCATGGAATTGTTCACCCATATGTTCAATTCTCAACTATAAAGTTTCGAGAGGCAACAGCAAATGACACATAGTAATACTATGCCAATTCAATGACTACAAGTGATATACAATGCATAATTTACACTTCAATGTAGGTCAGGATATGCTTTCATTGAGGTTTGATAAGGCCTATTGTATGACTGCACCTTATCGTCTATCAAATGAGATGAAAGTTTATGTAAGGTATGATTGTaaaggtatgtttgtttgtattgcatacttGGTAAACTGCCTCGTGCCATATTACCACAATGAGGTTTGTACTCAACAGTATAGGATACAAACTCAGACAGATCTAACGCTGATTCActtttatccgagggtaacctatattcgttctttatataaaaaaaacgtatttagggatatgaagtcaacggacggtggtttaaaatcggaacattttgaaaatattgcaaatttgaaaccacagtcagcAGACTTATTACTCctaaatgtgcagtttttaaagaCGACAGATAAAGGTctcctcgcggataaaggtgaactagagttacatgtagttcatcCACTCAGTTTTTTTTACGTGCTCAAAGTGTAGCTAACATCAAACACGGGACCTATCTGATGGACGTCTCTATctgaagctacagcagacgttTTACCATGAAAGGATATGTTCCTAAAACTTACAGTAACAATTGATCCCCTAACAAGAACTTTTGGATCTAAATTACTAACACATGCACAACTCCTTAGCCtcacaaaaaaaatgttacatatttgAACAACCAAATCTCTTACtgtgatatacaaatgtagatatacAAGTAGGTATATAGAACGTTTAGACCTTAAGTGTAGCTGAGAAATGTGAATGATACATTTCAgtcaacattttatatactacagtgatgatgatgatgatgatgatactacagtaactgtatgtacatgtagtctataTATTGGGACCATCTGggaagtagtttgctcctacatgttgtacatgtatgtttgcttCTAATATCCCTCTTTGGAACTGTATacaaatcttttggtggtgacatcAGTTAATGAGTGTAGAGCAATCGGCCAAACACTTGTTCGAATACAGCAGTTATTTCAAGTGGCTTGTGACTGGTGGGCTGAGTATAAAATATTCCAGACATTAGTGATGTCGAAGTTCCAAAGCAGAATACCAGTGAAGCCACATATATAGAGTAAAATATATAGAAAATCAAAAATctgagcaaactactacccatTTGCTACCCAGACTTAgtatgtatacaatgtagttgcTATAGACCTTACAAACTTCGCTGCATTTTTTTGTGTCAATTAAGATGAcacatcaacacaaacaaaacatgtgacAGTACTGAGATGTCCTATACTTTTTTCAACTCCATGAGTTTTTTTGCCATGAGTAAATTTTCCTTCTTAAAATGTTCAGGAAACAGCAAAGATGTAGCAGCTATCCCATCATACTTGTATGGGAGCCTTCCCACAATCCTCCAGTCCCACATCTCATATCTGgggagaaaacaaacaaacaaacaaacagattagTAAACAAGCAAATATAATGCAATCATCATTGGTACAATTATGCATTGAAAGAATAGATAATCAATTTAACCATTGAAACATTGGCCATGTCAGAACCTGCTGGTACAGTGATTTTACTGTTCTTGGGAATTGCACTTAATGGCAATTTCTTCACATGACTCAGGTGAACATGTAATATTGTAAAATTGGTTGGACACATCCTCAAGATGCCACaagacacacctgcacaaaAAGCCTTTGAATCTGCCATACTACTTGGTTCCAACAGATTCAAGGCACTCAAGGGTATGTgtggccgcgtagcacagtggtagtgtattcggcccgtgaccgagaggtcgccggttcgaatccgcctgccgtgttgccggtcttgtgcccttgggaaaggcactttacacgactttcctcactttactcaagtgaaaaatgagtcgtccctcggataggacgttaaatgctccgtgtatggggagagccataccctatgcacgttaaagaacccgccacatgtgcgaacatccacctgagcggatcaaaccattccggccaaaataggggtagggaatctcccgagcagccctcgtaacccctgcttcgcctattgggtcagtcagtcctcactcatagtgagcaattgggctggtctcaatcatgatgtttctgacctagggcgaagagttgctgacatggaaaatttgtcaaactgcttgaaattgttgccaacaatattttttccaatcatgtaacccgtaatctttaagtggccttcaggccttgttaggtggtgaccattgagtaaaagaaaaaaaaaacaaaaaaaaacacacgtgcgatggtgcggtgtgcgttggtgcaaatccttctgtcggaagttggtgattcacttcaaatcacccggatggaggcctggcgacctctgtcttgtatcagccacatggtgatctacatcattcacccgtaaggggcggtataacccgtcgttgtcCGAACATGTGCCAGGGCTCGAATTAACCACTTGCCCACCCCCTCCGCGCAAGTAGTTTTCTCTGTgcgcaagttgttcagaaagtcaggtTGCGCACGGCGCAACTTGATTTTTTGGGTAAACAAAACGATCCGTAAGTTACAGACCCTGTTTGGGGGATAAACGCCTTTGGTAAGCCCTAATTTTCCgccggaaacttcgctcaaagttcaaaatttgcgGATTTCGGCCGCTGTAGAGCCGCCATTTTAAATCTACCTTCAAGTCTTGCGCAAAATCTGGCACTAACTCACATCTCGTGAATCGCGAGAGTCataccccattggccatttcggcgtgacgtagcgcgccTGGGCGCTgctattggtggaatatctgatgaCCCAACGCTGTGTTcacgggaaaaatcacgcagcaAGGCATGAAACTTTGACAATGTAAATACGAAAACTCATCGACTGCCTAACGTCCTTGccaataagtacatgtataggcttaTTTTGaaggtttttgttttgcttgGGACAATACTGTCtgtggaatgcgggaaaaacagCTAGTGTGACGATGACTATACTGGGGAGGGGCGCACGGTCGGCACTGTTCAACGGAGGTCGCGTTTTTTTCACGGTTCTTtgagatattatttttgttggcttgcagtctttattttcaaaagatcggtaaatggatgttgtttattgagaaaagtgCGCTAATTTGCCCTGcatctttttttgtgtgctatatttcttcaactgaaatgaactgtttttacagataatgataagtagctaatttggagaaagtaacaacttagaagtggcgcaacctgaaatgctgatggcgcaagttggtttttgattcaggttgccgcctgggcaacctggctaaaaaaagtatttcgaggcctgtgtgcgaacatgtatatagggctcccttggaaatcagttactacgttaactgaagggactaccctaaagatcaataaataaaaataaaaagggAAGACACTATGTCAACTTGCAATTGCTTAGCTTGTTGAAAGCAGACCTATTAAGCACAGAGGCCGAACCCTtcctacaacagcaaagaaactccaggagctaaggaagcttgagGATGCAAAGCACAGTAGAAAAGGATGAAGAGAGACTGAATGCATctataggactttccaaagTCTATAGAAGCTGAATGCAGTgactgataatgatgatgactcAGGAGTAAAATCAGTACCTAATGCTTCCATTCCAGATATCCCTGTGACGGGATGTCGACTGGAGGTCCTGTTTTTCATGGCTTAATACGGTGTTACCTCTGGGTTTCCAGAACATATTGCGTGCGTTCCACTcttaggccacggcaagtaaattttatggatgacatcagcgcgcgcattaattttcgcctgatttcaggaaaaaaaaagatttttttttggttcggagatggtcaacatgacaagaaagtaccaaaatgggcaaatatgttactacaaatatgttgtgttgtaggctaatggttgtacttgtagaagtgacactagccaactgttatagaagtgaaactacaAATTTAgttagttgtaaaagtggccctAATATGGAAGCCAAGAGtattgttgccatgttggtaagtgataccagtctaccacaccagtgtcacctttactacactagtacaggttttaaatacagaaatgaatgtcTTGTAGGCTGTCATATCATGTttcgtcgcttcaattctttttttttaagtttagtGTGTATATTTGggaaatttagccatcttgtttttttcaaccCATCTTGTTCTTAATTTCACCCTATCTCACcatttttgccgtctgcagaggatgtcatccataaaatttacttgctgtggccttatatgtCTTGTGATTATAATGAATACTGTAATCTTGTTATTTCCTATGCTGTTTCATCCTGACCTGTCCAAGTCCAGAGCCTGCACCATGTCTGTGTATGAGGATGTCCGGTAGTCATATccaccacacatgtacagtgtcCTGTCCAGGACGTGATGTCCAAACCTGCACTGGACAAGAGGCCATGTGGTCACAACTGACCACGACTCCTATGTGggtaaaaagaaaatcaaaaccCATGTTGTATCATTACACACACCGAGTGATTTTTTCATTTacattctttctattttgtaacaGCAGTCCGCTATTTCCTCTATTTTGTGAGGCAAATATTGATAAACTGACAGCTTGGTTCAATGAACATCTAAAttacatgctgatttttgtcagCCTAGAGGATGGAATGTACAAACTTTTTGTCCATCACCAGCTACAAAATTCAATCAAAGGACAGAATTAGAAGtacagacgctggctagaaccctggccCCCCTGCACTGTCCGACAAATCAGAGTGATGCTGCACATTTgtatcaaacaaataaacaacatggACTCAGAGCACTACAAAATTTAAACCCTGAAGGTAGCAAGAACCATCAGGTTGCACCCTAATTTGTCATGGTTGTATTATTGGATGTACATACCCAAATACCAAAGATCATGTGGACCTAGATGTAATTACAAGTATTACAGATCTAGAGAAtctgatatacaaatgtaccagtcACACATACAagaatgcacacacacacacacacacacacacaaacaaacaaacaaacaaacacacacacgcacaaacgcacacaaacacacacacacacagtcacacaaacacatacacacagtcacacaaacacacaagcatgcacacaaacacacacacacaaacacacagtcacacacacacacacacacacacacacaaacacacagtcacacaaacacacacacacaaatacacagtcacacacgcgcacacacaagAACTTGATGGTAACAACAGGAAGTCACTGTTACTTACCCcttcaaaactatacacttcCACTTGAGGGACAGTACTTGACCCATCATCCCCTCCAAGAACAATGAACCCTCCCTTAACTTCTGCCATTGCGTGATTGGCTCTCCCATGTCTTAGCGAGTTCAGAGAGGTCACGCCAGACTCGGGATCGTAAAGCCAGAAGCCGCTCCGCCCTCGCGCCACTGTGCGTCCTCCGCTGAGGTAAATCTTGTTGTCGTGGCAACAGCAAGCGTGGCCCGTCAGTCCGCAGTCTAGAGTTTCTGTGTACTTCCAAACATTTTTCTGGA
Coding sequences within it:
- the LOC118424633 gene encoding uncharacterized protein LOC118424633, with product MYLLLTLALVAAVQAVQVKDAVPLDMQLAQARGAGSNPVGINEDTTCYNHPQSSAYAASAPFYHGTTPLNLRRSVDEVGTLWPVHRVLIFRETVFEWGVGSDNFADKVAWEGVREPSDCSVSWSGSAAGSSSCTLQQAMDFSRGYKTRYGSYDLLFNNCHLFVNRMMNYLDSGCTRYP